The following proteins come from a genomic window of Amaranthus tricolor cultivar Red isolate AtriRed21 chromosome 14, ASM2621246v1, whole genome shotgun sequence:
- the LOC130799690 gene encoding probable inactive receptor kinase At4g23740 — MRNLSSISVVLMVFCYGFLCNADLLEDDMRALLDFVNKVPHLHALNWSISSPICSNWTGITCNADSTRVIGVRLPAVGFSGEIPANTIGRLSALQVLSLRSNQISGTFPSEFSNFKNLSMLFLQFNNFSGPLPDDFSAWENLNVLNLSNNRFDGSIPKSISRLTQLSALDLANNSLSGEIPDSELPSLQVLNVSNNNLTGSIPKSLERFPRSAFVGNDVSLSNSSVEQSNMAPLPGVKPLKTRNWWRKAWFLATVIVCGVLGFGAFGFLFFACCLRGKSEDYHDGFSRKFPKGSMFPEKVISDSHDSRNRLIFFEGCSYAFDLEDLLRSSAEILGKGSFGMSYKAILEDANVVVVKRLREVSAGKREFEQQMDLIGSIRHENAVALRAFYYSKDEKLMVNDYCSQGSVSAMLHTQRGEDRIPLPLDWETRLKITLGAARGIAHIHTINGGKFVHGNIRSSNIFLNNQKYGCVSDFGLATVMSPLAPPIAHAAGYRAPEVTDTRKATQSSDVYSFGVFLLELLTGKSPVHTTVGDELVHLVRWVHSVVREEWTAEVFDLEILRYPHVEEEMVEMLQIALSCVARVPDQRPRMCDLVKMIEEVRHALAEFHTDTESVPIPPQ, encoded by the exons ATGAGAAATCTTTCAAGTATTTCTGTAGTTTTAATGGTGTTTTGTTATGGGTTTTTGTGTAATGCTGATTTGCTTGAGGATGATATGAGAGCATTGTTGGATTTCGTGAATAAAGTACCTCATTTACATGCTCTAAATTGGAGTATAAGTTCTCCAATTTGTAGTAATTGGACAGGAATTACTTGTAATGCTGATTCAACCCGTGTGATTGGGGTTCGATTACCGGCTGTTGGGTTTAGTGGGGAGATTCCAGCTAATACGATTGGGCGGCTATCGGCCTTACAAGTATTGAGCCTTAGATCGAATCAAATCAGTGGTACATTCCCTTCTGAGTTtagtaatttcaaaaatttatcAATGTTGTTTCTTCAGTTTAATAACTTTTCTGGTCCATTGCCTGATGATTTCTCTGCTTGGGAGAATCTGAATGTACTAAATTTGTCGAATAATCGTTTTGATGGGAGTATTCCCAAGTCGATTTCAAGGTTAACCCAGCTTTCTGCTTTGGATTTAGCTAATAATTCTCTATCTGGTGAGATTCCTGACTCAGAGTTACCCAGTTTACAAGTTTTGAATGTATCAAATAACAATCTTACTGGCTCTATTCCGAAGTCATTGGAAAGGTTTCCAAGATCAGCATTTGTAGGAAATGATGTTAGTTTATCGAATTCTTCGGTTGAGCAGTCTAATATGGCGCCCTTACCTGGGGTGAAGCCATTGAAGACTAGGAATTGGTGGAGGAAGGCTTGGTTTTTGGCAACTGTAATTGTGTGTGGTGTTCTGGGGTTTGGAGCATTTGGGTTTCTGTTCTTTGCTTGTTGTTTGAGAGGAAAGAGTGAGGATTATCATGATGGTTTTAGTCGGAAATTTCCCAAGGGAAGCATGTTCCCTGAGAAAGTAATATCGGATAGCCATGATTCGAGGAATAGACTCATTTTCTTCGAGGGTTGTAGTTATGCATTCGATTTGGAAGATTTGCTTAGGTCTTCTGCTGAAATTTTGGGTAAGGGGAGTTTCGGTATGTCTTATAAGGCGATTTTGGAGGATGCAAATGTTGTGGTTGTGAAACGGTTGAGAGAAGTGAGCGCAGGGAAGCGAGAGTTTGAGCAACAGATGGATTTGATTGGAAGCATTAGGCATGAAAATGCTGTTGCACTTCGAGCTTTTTACTATTCCAAAGATGAAAAACTTATGGTGAATGATTACTGCAGTCAAGGGAGTGTCTCCGCAATGCTTCACA CGCAAAGAGGAGAAGACCGGATTCCTCTTCCTCTTGATTGGGAAACACGGTTAAAGATTACGTTAGGAGCTGCAAGAGGAATTGCTCATATACACACAATCAATGGCGGAAAATTCGTGCATGGTAACATTAGATCATCAAATATCTTCCTCAACAATCAGAAATACGGCTGTGTTTCAGATTTTGGTTTAGCCACAGTAATGAGCCCATTAGCTCCACCTATTGCTCATGCTGCTGGGTATAGAGCCCCTGAAGTGACAGACACTCGAAAGGCAACACAATCATCTGATGTCTACAGTTTTGGAGTATTTTTACTTGAGCTTCTTACTGGAAAGTCGCCAGTCCATACGACTGTTGGTGATGAACTCGTGCATTTGGTTAGATGGGTTCATTCAGTAGTCCGAGAGGAGTGGACTGCTGAAGTATTTGACCTCGAAATCCTGAGATATCCACATGTCGAAGAAGAAATGGTCGAGATGTTACAAATAGCATTGAGCTGTGTGGCTCGCGTTCCTGATCAGAGACCGAGAATGTGTGATCTGGTAAAAATGATTGAGGAAGTTCGGCATGCTCTTGCTGAGTTTCATACTGATACTGAGTCCGTGCCAATTCCTCCACAATAG